A DNA window from Sphingomonas profundi contains the following coding sequences:
- a CDS encoding methyltransferase domain-containing protein: MIETIERLPPEHAQGLRKVQVGVGPKNARADWWNVDLRPFDGVDEAMDAAQPWRWHRILEFVYAEHFLEHLRVDEAVHFLVHAGNALRPGGILRLSTPALEWVLASHFTFAEPGERAREETFAINRAFYGWGHRFLFSRDMLRWLIKQLGFASCDFHDYGESGTAELRDLELHGGWTRHGGFPSVWIVEARSGSEPIAIPPGLMETIQTHFLRHVLGGH, translated from the coding sequence ATGATCGAGACGATTGAACGATTGCCGCCCGAGCATGCCCAAGGCCTCCGCAAGGTCCAGGTCGGCGTCGGTCCGAAGAATGCCCGGGCCGACTGGTGGAACGTGGACCTTCGCCCGTTCGACGGCGTGGACGAGGCGATGGACGCCGCGCAACCGTGGCGCTGGCACCGCATCCTCGAGTTCGTCTATGCCGAGCATTTCCTGGAGCATCTGCGCGTCGACGAGGCGGTCCATTTCCTCGTCCACGCCGGCAATGCGCTACGCCCCGGCGGCATCCTGCGCCTCTCAACCCCGGCCTTGGAATGGGTGCTGGCCAGCCACTTCACCTTCGCCGAACCGGGCGAGCGCGCCCGCGAGGAGACGTTCGCGATCAACCGCGCCTTCTACGGCTGGGGCCACCGCTTCCTGTTCTCGCGCGACATGCTGCGCTGGCTCATCAAGCAACTCGGCTTCGCGAGCTGCGACTTCCACGATTATGGCGAGAGCGGGACGGCGGAACTGCGCGACCTGGAACTGCACGGTGGCTGGACCCGGCACGGCGGCTTTCCCTCCGTCTGGATCGTCGAGGCGCGGTCCGGCAGCGAGCCCATCGCGATCCCGCCGGGGCTGATGGAGACGATCCAGACGCACTTCCTGCGCCACGTGCTGGGCGGCCATTAG
- a CDS encoding GNAT family N-acetyltransferase codes for MSVTTIRPVMPGDAPAIAAIYAHYVDHGVASFEEVAPDAAEMAGRIAAVLPAHPWLVAERGGRIVGYTYGRTYHARAAYRWTVETAIYLAHDQRRTGVGRPLYEALLDALTDRGFVTAIASITVPNPESTRFHEKLDFTPIGVMEGVGFKHGAWRNVGYWQLALGPRTIPPPTLRSEPA; via the coding sequence GTGAGCGTGACGACGATCCGGCCGGTCATGCCCGGCGACGCACCCGCGATCGCGGCGATCTACGCGCACTATGTCGATCACGGCGTGGCCAGCTTCGAGGAGGTCGCGCCCGACGCGGCGGAGATGGCCGGCCGCATCGCCGCCGTGCTGCCCGCGCATCCGTGGCTCGTCGCGGAGCGCGGCGGCCGCATCGTCGGCTACACCTATGGCCGCACCTATCACGCCCGCGCCGCCTATCGCTGGACGGTGGAGACGGCCATCTACCTGGCGCACGACCAGCGCCGCACCGGCGTCGGCCGGCCGCTCTACGAGGCGCTGCTGGACGCGCTGACCGATCGCGGCTTCGTCACCGCCATCGCCTCCATCACCGTGCCCAATCCGGAGAGCACGCGCTTCCACGAGAAGCTGGATTTCACCCCTATCGGCGTGATGGAGGGCGTCGGCTTCAAGCATGGCGCGTGGCGCAACGTGGGCTACTGGCAACTGGCGCTCGGCCCCCGTACCATCCCGCCGCCGACACTGCGGAGCGAGCCCGCCTAG
- the sppA gene encoding signal peptide peptidase SppA, translated as MRIVRGVWRLLVGIKDALVLLAMLLFFGVLFALLSLSPNPRLPASGALVVALEGSLVEQPSQVEPFTALAGQTPVVKEYRLRDVIRAIDAAATDGSVKAVVLDLDRFTGGGQATIAAATRAVDRVRASGKPVLAFATGYTDDSYQLAAHASEVWLDPLGAVLLTGPGGTHLYYKGLLDKVGVETKVYRVGQFKSAVEPFTRTDQSPEARAANQALADALWRDWQGGVGAARPKARLAAYLADPEPIVAAAGGRMAQAAASAGLVDRIGDRIAFGDRVAALAGRGIDRHPGGYAAIPLDRWLTAHGESDAGAQIGVLTIAGMIVDGNAPPGTAGGDTIASLLLDELAKNRIRALVVRVDSPGGSVMASERIRAAILQAKARGLPIVVSMGAVAASGGYWVSTPADRIFAEPSTITGSIGVFGLLPNFKGALAKLGLSADGVKTTPLSGEPDVLRGTSPEFDRLMQAGIVDIYRRFTGLVGQSRHLPLARVDQIGQGRVWSGDAARGLGLVDAYGGLDAAIAEAARRAKLDPAKVRPRYIEKQPSRLSQLAADLASQNQDSDSARATDAFSRLATRPADMLLHAFGDMSLIARGPAIQVVCLDCPAAAAPRTGDAALARTLVQALARP; from the coding sequence ATGCGGATCGTGCGGGGCGTGTGGCGGCTGCTGGTGGGGATCAAGGACGCGCTCGTCCTGCTCGCCATGCTGCTCTTCTTCGGAGTGCTGTTCGCCCTCCTCTCGCTGTCGCCCAACCCGCGCCTGCCGGCCAGCGGCGCGCTGGTGGTGGCGCTGGAGGGCAGCCTCGTCGAACAGCCCTCGCAGGTGGAGCCGTTCACCGCGCTCGCCGGGCAGACGCCGGTGGTGAAGGAGTATCGCCTGCGAGACGTGATCCGCGCGATCGACGCCGCCGCCACGGACGGCAGCGTCAAGGCGGTGGTGCTCGATCTCGATCGCTTCACCGGCGGCGGCCAGGCGACGATCGCCGCCGCCACCCGCGCCGTCGATCGGGTGCGCGCCAGCGGCAAGCCGGTGCTGGCCTTCGCCACCGGCTATACCGACGACAGCTACCAGCTGGCCGCCCATGCGAGCGAGGTGTGGCTCGATCCGCTCGGCGCGGTGCTGCTGACGGGGCCGGGCGGCACGCACCTCTACTATAAGGGCCTGCTCGACAAGGTCGGCGTGGAGACCAAGGTCTATCGCGTCGGCCAGTTCAAGTCGGCAGTCGAACCCTTCACCCGCACCGATCAGTCGCCGGAGGCGCGCGCCGCCAATCAGGCGCTGGCCGATGCGCTGTGGCGCGACTGGCAGGGCGGCGTCGGCGCGGCGCGGCCGAAAGCCCGGCTCGCCGCCTATCTCGCCGATCCGGAGCCGATCGTCGCGGCGGCCGGCGGACGCATGGCGCAGGCGGCGGCGTCGGCCGGCCTCGTCGATCGCATCGGCGATCGTATCGCCTTCGGCGATCGGGTGGCGGCACTCGCCGGGCGCGGCATCGATCGGCATCCGGGCGGCTATGCCGCGATCCCGCTCGATCGCTGGCTGACGGCGCATGGCGAGAGCGACGCCGGCGCGCAGATCGGCGTGCTGACGATCGCCGGCATGATCGTGGACGGCAACGCCCCACCCGGCACCGCCGGCGGCGACACGATCGCCAGCCTGCTGCTGGACGAGCTGGCGAAGAACCGCATCCGCGCGCTGGTGGTCCGCGTCGATTCGCCGGGCGGATCGGTGATGGCGTCGGAACGGATCCGCGCCGCCATCCTGCAGGCCAAGGCGCGCGGGCTGCCGATCGTGGTGTCGATGGGCGCGGTCGCCGCGTCCGGAGGCTACTGGGTCTCCACGCCGGCCGACCGCATCTTCGCCGAACCCTCGACCATCACCGGATCGATCGGCGTCTTCGGCCTGCTGCCGAACTTCAAGGGCGCGCTCGCCAAGCTCGGCCTCTCGGCGGACGGGGTGAAGACCACCCCGCTCTCCGGCGAGCCGGACGTGCTGCGCGGCACCTCGCCCGAGTTCGATCGGCTGATGCAGGCAGGCATCGTCGACATCTATCGCCGCTTCACCGGGCTGGTCGGCCAGTCGCGCCACCTGCCGCTCGCCCGCGTCGACCAGATCGGCCAGGGCCGCGTCTGGTCCGGCGACGCGGCGCGCGGCCTCGGCCTCGTCGACGCCTATGGCGGGCTGGACGCGGCGATCGCCGAGGCGGCGCGGCGGGCGAAGCTCGATCCGGCGAAGGTGCGACCGCGCTATATCGAGAAGCAGCCCTCGCGCCTCAGCCAACTCGCCGCCGATCTCGCCAGCCAGAACCAGGACAGTGACTCGGCGCGTGCGACCGATGCCTTCTCCCGCCTCGCCACGCGGCCGGCGGATATGCTGCTGCACGCGTTCGGCGACATGAGCCTCATCGCGCGCGGCCCGGCCATTCAGGTCGTCTGCCTCGATTGCCCGGCGGCCGCCGCCCCGCGCACCGGCGATGCCGCGCTGGCGCGCACGCTGGTGCAGGCGCTCGCCCGCCCGTGA
- a CDS encoding aspartyl/asparaginyl beta-hydroxylase domain-containing protein: MAEQIVERFTPPPRQADDPPPPSSALIPKRPLILRVGRKLQPWVNDFIVRQSKIGNDPFPDQRHFPWIKMLEANADVIRAEAKAVLEDLNAVPSLAEVSPDHRRIAPAGKWRSYFLVGYGYRHEANCAACPRTAALVSKVPGLNSAFFSILVPGTHLPPHTGVTKAFLTSHLGIQVPREREKCRMRVVNRVVSWEENRILLFDDCFDHEVLNETDETRIVLLVQVKRPVRLLGRIIGGLFLWGVKHSRFVQDARKGVQNWTPDP, from the coding sequence ATGGCGGAACAGATCGTCGAGCGGTTCACGCCGCCGCCGCGCCAGGCGGACGATCCGCCGCCGCCGAGTTCCGCGCTCATCCCGAAGCGGCCGCTGATCCTGCGCGTCGGGCGCAAGCTGCAGCCGTGGGTCAACGACTTCATCGTCCGCCAGTCCAAGATCGGCAACGATCCGTTCCCGGACCAGCGCCACTTCCCGTGGATCAAGATGCTGGAGGCGAATGCCGACGTGATCCGCGCCGAGGCGAAGGCGGTGCTGGAGGATCTGAACGCGGTGCCATCGCTGGCCGAGGTCTCGCCCGATCACCGGCGGATCGCGCCGGCGGGCAAGTGGCGCTCCTACTTCCTCGTCGGCTACGGCTATCGCCACGAGGCCAATTGCGCCGCCTGTCCGCGCACGGCGGCGCTGGTGTCGAAGGTGCCGGGGCTGAATTCGGCCTTCTTCTCCATCCTGGTGCCGGGCACGCACCTGCCGCCGCACACCGGCGTCACCAAGGCGTTCCTCACCTCGCACCTGGGCATCCAGGTGCCGCGCGAGCGCGAGAAGTGCCGGATGCGGGTGGTGAACCGGGTGGTGAGCTGGGAGGAGAACCGCATCCTGCTATTCGACGACTGCTTCGACCATGAGGTGCTGAACGAAACGGACGAGACGCGGATCGTGCTGCTGGTGCAGGTGAAGCGGCCGGTGCGGCTGCTGGGCCGCATCATCGGCGGGCTGTTCCTGTGGGGCGTCAAGCATTCGCGCTTCGTGCAGGATGCCCGCAAGGGCGTGCAGAACTGGACGCCTGATCCCTGA
- the groES gene encoding co-chaperone GroES encodes MSFRPLHDRVLVRRVEAEEKTAGGIIIPDTAKEKPQEGEVVAAGTGLKSDDGKITPLDVKAGDKILFGKWSGTEVKINGEDLLIMKESDILGIVG; translated from the coding sequence ATGAGTTTCCGTCCGTTGCACGATCGCGTGCTCGTTCGTCGCGTCGAAGCCGAAGAGAAGACGGCTGGCGGCATCATCATCCCCGATACGGCCAAGGAAAAGCCGCAGGAGGGCGAGGTCGTCGCCGCCGGCACCGGGCTGAAGTCCGACGATGGCAAGATCACCCCGCTGGACGTGAAGGCCGGCGACAAGATCCTGTTCGGCAAGTGGTCCGGCACCGAAGTGAAGATCAACGGTGAAGATCTGCTCATCATGAAGGAAAGCGACATCCTCGGGATCGTCGGCTGA
- the groL gene encoding chaperonin GroEL (60 kDa chaperone family; promotes refolding of misfolded polypeptides especially under stressful conditions; forms two stacked rings of heptamers to form a barrel-shaped 14mer; ends can be capped by GroES; misfolded proteins enter the barrel where they are refolded when GroES binds): MAAKDVRFSRDARERILRGVDILADAVKVTLGPKGRNVVIDKSFGAPRITKDGVTVAKEIELKDKFENMGAQMLREVASKTNDVAGDGTTTATVLAQAIVREGMKSVAAGVNPMDLKRGIDLAVEKVVADLKARSKPVAGSNEVAQVGIISANGDTVVGEKIAEAMDKVGKEGVITVEEAKGLDFELDVVEGMQFDRGYLSPYFITNPEKMTVELNDPYILIHEKKLSNLQAMLPILEAVVQSGRPLLIIAEDIEGEALATLVVNKLRGGLKVAAVKAPGFGDRRKAMLEDIAILTKGEMISEDLGIKLESVTVAMLGTAKRVQIDKDNTTIVDGAGDGEAIKGRVEAIRRQIENTTSDYDKEKLQERLAKLAGGVAVIKVGGSTEVEVKERKDRVDDALHATRAAVEEGIVPGGGTALLYATKALEGLKGANDDQTRGIDIVRKALYAPVRQIAQNAGHDGAVISGKLLEGNDPTQGFNAQTEVYENLVAAGVIDPTKVVRTALQDAASVAGLLITTEAAVSEAPEDKAPAGGGMPGGMGGMGGMGGMDF; the protein is encoded by the coding sequence ATGGCAGCGAAAGACGTACGCTTTTCGCGTGACGCCCGTGAGCGCATCCTGCGCGGCGTCGACATCCTCGCCGACGCGGTGAAGGTCACGCTCGGGCCGAAGGGCCGCAACGTGGTCATCGACAAGTCGTTCGGCGCCCCGCGCATCACCAAGGACGGCGTCACCGTCGCCAAGGAGATCGAGCTGAAGGACAAGTTCGAGAACATGGGCGCGCAGATGCTGCGCGAAGTGGCCTCGAAGACCAACGACGTCGCCGGTGACGGCACCACCACCGCGACCGTGCTCGCCCAGGCGATCGTGCGCGAGGGCATGAAGTCGGTGGCCGCCGGCGTGAACCCGATGGATCTGAAGCGCGGCATCGACCTGGCGGTCGAGAAGGTCGTGGCAGACCTGAAGGCGCGTTCCAAGCCGGTCGCCGGCTCCAACGAGGTGGCGCAGGTCGGCATCATCTCGGCCAATGGCGACACCGTGGTCGGCGAGAAGATCGCCGAGGCGATGGACAAGGTCGGCAAGGAAGGCGTCATCACCGTCGAGGAGGCCAAGGGCCTCGACTTCGAGCTGGACGTCGTCGAGGGCATGCAGTTCGATCGCGGCTACCTCTCGCCCTACTTCATCACCAACCCGGAGAAGATGACGGTCGAGCTCAACGATCCGTACATCCTGATCCACGAGAAGAAGCTCTCGAACCTGCAGGCGATGCTGCCGATCCTGGAAGCCGTGGTGCAGAGCGGTCGCCCGCTCCTTATCATCGCCGAGGACATCGAGGGCGAGGCGCTGGCCACGCTCGTCGTGAACAAGCTGCGCGGTGGCCTGAAGGTCGCGGCCGTCAAGGCGCCGGGCTTCGGCGATCGCCGCAAGGCGATGCTGGAGGACATCGCGATCCTGACCAAGGGCGAGATGATCTCCGAGGATCTCGGCATCAAGCTCGAGAGCGTCACGGTGGCCATGCTCGGCACCGCCAAGCGCGTGCAGATCGACAAGGACAACACCACCATCGTCGATGGCGCGGGTGACGGCGAGGCGATCAAGGGCCGCGTCGAGGCGATCCGTCGCCAGATCGAGAACACCACCAGCGACTATGACAAGGAGAAGCTCCAGGAGCGTCTCGCCAAGCTGGCCGGCGGCGTCGCGGTCATCAAGGTCGGCGGTTCGACCGAGGTCGAGGTCAAGGAGCGCAAGGATCGCGTCGACGACGCTCTCCACGCGACCCGCGCGGCCGTGGAAGAGGGCATCGTGCCCGGCGGCGGCACCGCGCTGCTCTACGCCACCAAGGCCCTGGAAGGCCTGAAGGGCGCCAATGACGACCAGACCCGCGGCATCGACATCGTCCGCAAGGCGCTTTACGCGCCGGTCCGCCAGATCGCGCAGAATGCGGGGCATGACGGTGCGGTGATCTCGGGCAAGCTGCTCGAGGGCAACGATCCGACGCAGGGCTTCAACGCCCAGACCGAGGTGTACGAGAACCTGGTCGCGGCCGGCGTGATCGATCCGACCAAGGTCGTGCGCACGGCGCTGCAGGATGCGGCCTCGGTCGCCGGTCTCCTCATCACGACCGAAGCGGCCGTGTCCGAGGCGCCGGAGGACAAGGCTCCGGCCGGCGGCGGCATGCCCGGCGGCATGGGTGGCATGGGCGGCATGGGCGGCATGGACTTCTGA
- a CDS encoding MlaA family lipoprotein → MRVFVPLATLALLAGCATTPGTDRLAERDPLQGLNRAVWGFNQGVDKVVLKPASTVYRTVTPRPARRGLSRLLDNLSEPWSFINNMLQGKPDRAFTNLGRFVVNTTIGVGGLADHATGMGLKPAPEDFGQTLARWGVNGGPYLVLPILGPSTLRDGIGSAVAQFGDPYRLCLRKCGLTNTQQIAAQATEIISIRADLTESGADGLLDSSLDSYATAKSAFLQRRRAAILDQDGDAAAIPPAGPGDAAGGDAGGGATGDTAGSTGGDASLDAAVAEIKAEQARQGTPAEAAPAPSTPATAPQNAVPPQ, encoded by the coding sequence ATGCGCGTTTTCGTGCCCCTCGCGACCCTCGCTCTGCTCGCCGGCTGCGCCACGACGCCGGGCACCGACCGGCTGGCCGAGCGGGATCCGCTGCAGGGCCTCAACCGCGCCGTGTGGGGCTTCAACCAGGGCGTCGACAAGGTGGTACTGAAGCCGGCCTCCACCGTCTACCGCACCGTCACGCCGCGGCCGGCGCGGCGCGGCCTCTCCCGCCTGCTGGACAACCTGTCGGAGCCGTGGTCGTTCATCAACAACATGCTGCAGGGCAAGCCCGACCGCGCCTTCACCAATCTTGGCCGCTTCGTCGTGAACACCACGATCGGCGTCGGCGGCCTCGCCGATCACGCGACCGGCATGGGGCTGAAGCCGGCGCCGGAGGATTTCGGCCAGACGCTGGCGCGGTGGGGCGTGAACGGCGGCCCCTATCTGGTGCTGCCGATCCTCGGCCCGTCCACCCTGCGCGACGGGATCGGCTCGGCCGTGGCGCAGTTCGGCGATCCCTATCGCCTCTGCCTGCGCAAGTGCGGCCTCACGAACACGCAGCAGATCGCCGCGCAGGCGACCGAGATCATCAGCATCCGCGCCGACCTGACGGAGTCCGGCGCGGACGGGCTGCTCGACAGCAGCCTCGATTCCTACGCCACGGCGAAGTCGGCCTTCCTCCAGCGGCGGCGCGCGGCGATCCTGGACCAGGACGGCGACGCGGCGGCGATCCCGCCGGCCGGCCCGGGCGATGCCGCTGGCGGCGATGCGGGCGGCGGCGCGACAGGCGACACTGCCGGCAGCACTGGCGGCGATGCGTCGCTGGATGCCGCGGTGGCGGAGATCAAGGCCGAGCAGGCCCGGCAGGGCACGCCGGCGGAGGCCGCGCCCGCCCCTTCGACCCCCGCGACGGCGCCGCAGAACGCCGTCCCGCCGCAATGA
- a CDS encoding ArsR/SmtB family transcription factor has protein sequence MERTLDIFRALADPTRVRIVALLRAMDLSVGELAQVLGQSQPRVSRHVKILADAGLADRRKEGSWVFLGLGDPRRVGPLLAAVDAWAAEDGADRVTEADIARLAAVRADRARAAEEYFEAHAGQWDAIRSLHVAESEVEAAIARRLAGEPLGRLVDVGTGTGRMIELFGAEAASAIGIDRSPAMLRIARSKLDAAGQADPRIARAELRQGDMYALPLGPRSADLVILHQVLHYAQQPGAAIGESARLLAAGGRLLIVDFAAHDHELLRSRDAHARLGFDDEQIAGWFAAAGLDCAPAEQLAGDGLTVKLWLGRRSPEAAIKGLAA, from the coding sequence ATGGAACGCACCCTCGACATCTTCCGCGCGCTGGCGGATCCCACCCGGGTGCGGATCGTCGCGCTGCTGCGGGCGATGGACCTGTCGGTTGGCGAACTCGCACAGGTGCTCGGGCAGAGCCAGCCGCGCGTATCCCGCCACGTGAAGATCCTCGCCGATGCCGGGCTGGCCGATCGCCGCAAGGAAGGCAGCTGGGTGTTCCTGGGCCTCGGCGATCCGCGCCGGGTGGGGCCGCTGCTGGCGGCGGTGGACGCGTGGGCGGCGGAGGATGGCGCCGATCGCGTGACCGAGGCGGACATCGCCCGGCTCGCCGCCGTGCGGGCGGACCGGGCGCGCGCGGCGGAGGAGTATTTCGAGGCGCATGCCGGCCAGTGGGACGCGATCCGGTCGCTGCACGTGGCGGAGAGCGAGGTGGAGGCGGCGATCGCCCGGCGGCTGGCGGGCGAGCCGCTGGGCCGCCTGGTGGACGTGGGTACCGGCACCGGCCGCATGATCGAGCTGTTCGGGGCGGAGGCGGCGAGCGCGATCGGCATCGATCGCAGCCCGGCCATGCTGCGCATCGCGCGATCGAAGCTGGACGCGGCGGGCCAGGCGGATCCCCGCATCGCCCGCGCCGAGCTGCGCCAGGGCGACATGTACGCGCTGCCGCTGGGGCCGCGATCGGCCGATCTGGTGATCCTGCACCAGGTGCTGCACTATGCCCAGCAGCCGGGCGCCGCGATCGGCGAGAGTGCGCGGCTGCTGGCGGCGGGCGGGCGGCTGCTGATCGTCGATTTCGCGGCCCACGATCACGAGCTGCTGCGCAGCCGCGACGCCCACGCCCGGCTGGGCTTCGACGACGAGCAGATCGCCGGCTGGTTCGCGGCGGCGGGCCTCGATTGCGCGCCGGCGGAGCAGCTCGCGGGGGACGGCCTGACGGTGAAACTGTGGCTCGGGCGGCGATCGCCCGAGGCGGCTATCAAGGGACTCGCGGCATGA
- the metF gene encoding methylenetetrahydrofolate reductase [NAD(P)H], protein MTLSLTQLEEARRALDAPLFADLAGDAEISFEFFPPKTAKMEETLWNAIATLAPLAPRFVSVTYGAGGSTRERTHATVARIARETDIPAAAHLTCVGAGKDEILEVARAYWEAGVRHIVALRGDPAEAGTPFEAHPEGFANAAALVAGLKAVAPFEISVAAYPEGHPDSADDQADIDNLKAKIDAGAHRAISQFFFSPEAFFRFRDRAAAAGIAAEIVPGILPVSNVAQTRKFAGLCGAAIPPWMDRLFEGLDDHPAARQLVAATVAGEMCRRLYAGGVRHFHFYTLNRAELAYAICHLLGRRPAAAVTAAREVVAA, encoded by the coding sequence ATGACGCTCTCGCTCACCCAGCTGGAAGAGGCGCGGCGCGCGCTGGACGCGCCGCTGTTCGCCGACCTTGCCGGCGACGCCGAAATATCCTTCGAGTTCTTCCCGCCCAAGACGGCGAAGATGGAGGAGACGCTGTGGAACGCGATCGCCACGCTGGCGCCGCTGGCGCCGCGCTTCGTCTCCGTCACCTACGGCGCCGGCGGCTCGACGCGGGAGCGGACCCACGCCACCGTCGCCCGCATCGCGCGCGAGACGGACATTCCGGCCGCCGCCCACCTGACCTGCGTCGGCGCGGGCAAGGACGAGATATTGGAGGTGGCGCGCGCCTATTGGGAGGCGGGCGTGCGCCACATCGTGGCGCTGCGCGGCGATCCGGCGGAGGCGGGCACGCCGTTCGAGGCCCATCCGGAGGGCTTCGCCAACGCCGCTGCGCTGGTGGCCGGGCTGAAGGCGGTGGCGCCGTTCGAGATCTCCGTGGCGGCCTATCCCGAAGGCCATCCGGATTCGGCGGACGACCAGGCCGACATCGATAATCTGAAAGCCAAGATCGATGCCGGCGCGCACCGCGCGATCAGCCAGTTCTTCTTCTCGCCCGAGGCGTTCTTCCGCTTCCGCGACCGGGCGGCGGCGGCCGGCATCGCGGCGGAGATCGTGCCGGGCATCCTGCCCGTCTCCAACGTGGCGCAGACGCGCAAGTTCGCCGGGCTGTGCGGCGCCGCCATCCCGCCGTGGATGGACCGGCTGTTCGAGGGGCTGGACGATCACCCCGCCGCCCGCCAGCTGGTGGCGGCAACGGTGGCGGGCGAGATGTGCCGCCGGCTCTACGCGGGCGGCGTGCGCCACTTCCACTTTTACACCCTGAACCGGGCGGAACTGGCCTATGCGATCTGCCACCTGCTGGGCCGGCGGCCGGCAGCGGCCGTGACTGCGGCGCGCGAAGTGGTGGCGGCGTGA
- a CDS encoding homocysteine S-methyltransferase family protein, translated as MTSVADRFRAEAAKRILVTDGAFGTMIQTYRLGEAEYRGHIDTGFDQKGNNDLLVITRPHVIAEITEAYLAAGSDIVSTNTFNANRVSQADYGAEHLVRDLNLAAAQIARDAADTAEAADGRPRFVAGAIGPTNKTLSLSPDVNDPGYRAIDFDELKDVYREQIDALLDGGVDFILIETIFDTLNAKAGIMAVLEAGEARGAEVPMMISMTVTDMSGRNLSGHSVEAFWAAVRHARPITVGLNCSFGAPQLRPHVVSLAALADTLVMVYPNAGLPNDLGAYDEEPATTAAFIREWVDTGLINVIGGCCGTTPAHIAAMARTVRGHAPRVPAAAPTRTMLAGLEPMILAA; from the coding sequence ATGACCTCAGTCGCCGATCGCTTCCGCGCGGAGGCCGCCAAGCGCATCCTGGTGACGGACGGGGCGTTCGGCACCATGATCCAGACCTACCGGCTGGGCGAGGCCGAGTATCGCGGGCACATCGACACCGGGTTCGACCAGAAGGGCAATAACGACCTGCTCGTCATCACCCGGCCGCATGTGATCGCCGAGATCACCGAGGCCTACCTGGCGGCGGGATCTGACATCGTTTCCACCAACACGTTCAACGCCAACCGGGTGAGCCAGGCCGATTACGGCGCGGAGCACCTGGTGCGCGACCTGAATTTGGCCGCCGCCCAGATCGCCCGCGACGCCGCCGACACGGCCGAGGCGGCGGACGGCCGCCCGCGCTTCGTGGCCGGCGCGATCGGGCCGACCAACAAGACGCTCTCGCTCTCCCCCGACGTCAACGATCCCGGCTATCGCGCGATCGACTTCGACGAGCTGAAGGACGTCTATCGCGAGCAGATCGACGCGCTGCTGGACGGCGGCGTGGACTTCATCCTGATCGAGACGATCTTCGACACGCTGAACGCCAAGGCCGGCATCATGGCGGTGCTGGAGGCCGGCGAGGCGCGCGGGGCGGAGGTGCCGATGATGATCTCGATGACCGTCACCGACATGTCCGGCCGCAACCTCTCCGGCCATTCGGTCGAGGCGTTCTGGGCGGCGGTGCGCCATGCCCGGCCGATCACGGTGGGGCTGAACTGCTCGTTCGGGGCGCCGCAGCTGCGGCCGCACGTCGTGTCGCTGGCGGCGCTCGCCGACACGCTCGTCATGGTCTATCCGAACGCCGGCCTGCCGAACGATCTGGGCGCCTATGACGAGGAGCCGGCGACGACGGCGGCCTTCATCCGCGAGTGGGTGGACACCGGCCTCATCAACGTGATCGGCGGCTGCTGCGGCACCACCCCCGCGCACATCGCCGCGATGGCGCGGACGGTGCGCGGCCACGCGCCGCGCGTGCCGGCCGCCGCCCCGACGCGGACGATGCTGGCGGGGCTGGAGCCGATGATCCTGGCGGCGTGA